In Sporichthya polymorpha DSM 43042, a genomic segment contains:
- a CDS encoding SulP family inorganic anion transporter: protein MAPLPAAVSGWRSLLPSAADVAPMRRSWRRDLQAGVTVAVVALPLALGFGIASGLGAEAGLVTAIVAGAVAAIFGGSNLQVSGPTGAMTVVLVPIAHEHGREGVLFVGVLAGLMLIALAVARAGRYMSLVPAPVVEGFTVGIACVIALQQVPAALGVDVESAESALVTAGRAVREFADDPGAASPLLALLVAAGIVLATRRRPTLPLALLAVAVATVVAETADLQVGRVGEIPRSLSAPSLGFVDLGDLDALIAPAIAVAALAALESLLSASVADGMTVSQRHDPDRELVGQGLANLAAPVFGGVPATGAIARTAVNVRAGATTRLAAFAHAVVLAILVLAAAPIVEKIPLAALAGVLFATAWQMVSVGSVRAIARSTRPDAVVLVLTAAVTIALDLVRAVLLGLLVAGALALRTIVRASEVAEVPLSEELPPDTAEEEHALLAEHIVAYRLDGPLFFAGAHRFLLELTDVADVAVVILRLSHVSTIDASGAIVLADVIGALERRGVVVYLSGLRPVHRRPLTAVGVLPRLQEAGRVAASTPEAIAAARARLRQDGVLAPEG, encoded by the coding sequence ATGGCCCCGCTCCCGGCGGCCGTGTCCGGCTGGCGCTCGCTGCTCCCGTCGGCGGCCGACGTCGCGCCGATGCGCCGGTCCTGGCGTCGCGACCTCCAGGCCGGGGTGACCGTCGCCGTCGTGGCGCTGCCGCTGGCGCTCGGCTTCGGCATCGCGTCCGGGCTGGGGGCCGAGGCCGGGCTGGTGACGGCGATCGTCGCGGGCGCGGTGGCGGCGATCTTCGGTGGCTCCAACCTGCAGGTGTCCGGCCCGACGGGCGCGATGACGGTCGTCCTGGTCCCGATCGCGCACGAGCACGGCCGCGAGGGTGTGCTGTTCGTCGGCGTCCTCGCGGGGCTGATGCTGATCGCGCTCGCGGTCGCCCGGGCCGGCCGGTACATGAGCCTGGTGCCGGCGCCGGTGGTCGAGGGGTTCACGGTGGGCATCGCCTGCGTCATCGCGTTGCAGCAGGTGCCCGCCGCCCTCGGGGTCGACGTCGAGAGCGCGGAGAGCGCGCTCGTCACCGCCGGGCGGGCGGTCCGGGAGTTCGCCGACGACCCCGGCGCTGCCTCGCCGCTGCTGGCGCTGCTGGTCGCGGCGGGCATCGTGCTCGCGACCCGGCGCCGCCCGACGCTCCCGCTCGCCCTGCTGGCCGTCGCCGTCGCGACGGTCGTGGCCGAGACCGCCGACCTCCAGGTCGGGCGGGTGGGGGAGATCCCGCGGTCGCTGTCGGCGCCGTCGCTCGGGTTCGTCGACCTCGGCGACCTCGACGCCCTGATCGCGCCGGCGATCGCGGTGGCCGCGCTGGCCGCTCTGGAGTCCCTGCTCTCGGCCTCGGTCGCCGACGGCATGACGGTCTCGCAGCGCCACGACCCCGACCGGGAACTCGTCGGCCAGGGCCTGGCGAACCTGGCCGCGCCGGTCTTCGGCGGCGTGCCCGCGACCGGCGCGATCGCGCGCACCGCCGTCAACGTCCGCGCCGGGGCGACGACCCGCCTCGCCGCGTTCGCCCACGCGGTCGTGCTCGCGATCCTCGTCCTCGCCGCGGCCCCTATCGTCGAGAAGATCCCGCTCGCGGCGCTGGCCGGCGTGCTGTTCGCGACCGCCTGGCAGATGGTCAGCGTCGGGTCCGTGCGCGCCATCGCGCGCTCGACACGTCCGGACGCCGTCGTGCTGGTCCTCACCGCGGCGGTGACGATCGCGCTCGACCTCGTCCGCGCCGTCCTGCTGGGCCTGCTCGTCGCCGGGGCTCTCGCACTGCGGACGATCGTCCGGGCGTCCGAGGTCGCGGAGGTCCCGCTCTCCGAGGAGCTCCCGCCCGACACCGCGGAGGAGGAGCACGCCCTCCTCGCCGAGCACATCGTCGCCTACCGCCTCGACGGCCCGCTGTTCTTCGCCGGCGCCCATCGCTTCCTGCTGGAGCTGACCGACGTCGCCGACGTCGCGGTCGTGATCCTGCGTCTGTCGCACGTGTCGACGATCGACGCCAGCGGCGCGATCGTCCTCGCCGACGTGATCGGGGCGCTGGAGCGCCGCGGCGTCGTCGTTTACCTCTCCGGGCTGCGCCCGGTGCACCGCCGGCCGCTGACCGCGGTCGGGGTGCTGCCCCGCCTGCAGGAGGCCGGCCGGGTGGCCGCGTCGACGCCGGAGGCGATCGCGGCGGCCCGTGCCCGCCTGCGCCAGGACGGGGTGCTCGCGCCCGAAGGGTGA
- a CDS encoding ArsR/SmtB family transcription factor, with amino-acid sequence MTSPGALPLYQAKAEFFRMLGHPVRIRVLELLAAGPTSVRDLLAAIEIGPAGLSQQLAVLRRSGIVSARREGTTVIYSLAGVEVVDLLAAARRILTEVLVGQTEALTDPTAPEIPAG; translated from the coding sequence ATGACTTCCCCCGGCGCGCTCCCGCTGTACCAGGCGAAGGCGGAGTTCTTCCGCATGCTCGGGCACCCGGTGCGGATCCGGGTGCTCGAGCTGCTGGCGGCCGGGCCGACGTCGGTCCGGGACCTGCTCGCCGCGATCGAGATCGGGCCCGCGGGGCTCTCGCAGCAGCTCGCGGTGCTGCGACGGTCGGGGATCGTGTCCGCCCGCCGGGAGGGGACCACCGTCATCTACTCGCTCGCCGGGGTCGAGGTGGTCGACCTGCTCGCGGCCGCCCGGCGGATCCTGACCGAGGTGCTCGTCGGGCAGACGGAGGCGCTGACCGACCCGACGGCCCCCGAGATACCGGCCGGCTGA
- a CDS encoding isoprenyl transferase, protein MSRRQYAAPPPHPSGARPPDLPKELIPRHVAIVMDGNGRWAKQRGLARTKGHEAGEAALLDVICGAIEIGVECVSAYAFSTENWKRTPDEVRFLMGFNRDVIHRRRDELDAMGVRVRWAGRRPKLWRSVISELEDAERRTARNDKITLQFCVNYGGRAEIADAARALAADVAAGTVKPDKITETTFARYLDEPDLPDVDLFVRSSGEQRTSNFLLWQSAYAELVFLDTLWPDFDRRHLWHAIELYASRDRRYGGAAPNPVPPAG, encoded by the coding sequence ATGAGCCGTCGCCAGTACGCGGCTCCGCCGCCGCATCCGTCCGGCGCGCGTCCGCCCGACCTGCCCAAGGAACTGATCCCCCGTCATGTCGCGATCGTGATGGACGGCAACGGCCGCTGGGCCAAGCAACGAGGCCTGGCCCGGACCAAGGGCCACGAGGCCGGCGAGGCCGCACTGCTCGACGTCATCTGCGGCGCGATCGAGATCGGCGTCGAGTGCGTCTCGGCGTACGCGTTCTCGACCGAGAACTGGAAGCGGACGCCCGACGAGGTCCGCTTCCTGATGGGCTTCAACCGCGACGTCATCCACCGCCGCCGCGACGAGCTCGACGCGATGGGCGTCCGCGTCCGCTGGGCCGGGCGTCGGCCCAAGCTCTGGCGGTCGGTCATCTCCGAGCTCGAGGACGCCGAGCGGCGCACCGCCCGCAACGACAAGATCACGCTGCAGTTCTGCGTCAACTACGGCGGCCGTGCCGAGATCGCCGACGCCGCTCGCGCCCTCGCCGCCGACGTCGCCGCCGGCACGGTGAAGCCGGACAAGATCACCGAGACCACCTTCGCCCGGTACCTCGACGAGCCCGACCTCCCCGACGTCGACCTGTTCGTCCGCAGCTCGGGGGAGCAGCGCACGTCGAACTTCCTCCTCTGGCAGAGCGCCTACGCCGAACTGGTCTTCCTCGACACCCTCTGGCCCGACTTCGACCGCCGCCACCTCTGGCACGCGATCGAGCTCTACGCCTCCCGGGACCGCCGCTACGGCGGCGCCGCCCCGAACCCGGTCCCGCCCGCCGGCTGA
- the recO gene encoding DNA repair protein RecO has protein sequence MSVYRDTGVVLRTQKLGEADRIVTLLTRRHGRIRAVAKGVRRTSSRIGARLEPFAHVDVQCYSGRTLDIAQQIETVDAFGGKLSRDYARWTAGQAMLEAAERFTENEGDPALQQYQLLVGGLRALAESDRDPVMVLDAFLVRSLAIAGYAPSFSDCAGCGAPGPHRFFTIPGGGATCADCRPPACAAPGAETLVLLGALLSGDWEVAESAAPRARREASGLVAAYLQWHLERGLRSLRHVERDQPSAPGPTATSA, from the coding sequence GTGAGCGTTTACCGGGACACCGGGGTCGTCCTGCGCACCCAGAAGCTGGGGGAGGCCGACCGCATCGTCACGCTGCTCACGCGGCGCCACGGGCGGATCCGCGCCGTGGCGAAGGGCGTCCGCCGGACCTCGTCGCGGATCGGGGCGCGCCTGGAGCCGTTCGCGCACGTGGACGTGCAGTGCTACTCCGGGCGGACGCTGGACATCGCCCAGCAGATCGAGACCGTCGACGCCTTCGGCGGCAAGCTCTCCCGCGACTACGCCCGCTGGACGGCGGGCCAGGCGATGCTCGAGGCCGCGGAGCGCTTCACCGAGAACGAGGGTGACCCGGCGCTGCAGCAGTACCAGCTGCTGGTCGGCGGCCTCCGTGCGCTGGCCGAGAGCGACCGCGACCCGGTGATGGTGCTCGACGCGTTCCTCGTCCGGTCGCTGGCGATCGCCGGGTACGCGCCGAGCTTCTCCGACTGCGCCGGCTGCGGGGCCCCGGGCCCGCACCGCTTCTTCACGATCCCGGGCGGGGGAGCGACCTGCGCGGACTGCCGCCCACCGGCCTGCGCCGCTCCCGGCGCCGAGACGCTCGTCCTGCTCGGGGCGCTGCTCTCGGGCGACTGGGAGGTCGCCGAGTCCGCCGCCCCGCGCGCCCGGCGCGAGGCCAGCGGTCTGGTCGCCGCTTACCTGCAGTGGCACCTCGAGCGTGGCCTGCGCTCGCTCCGGCACGTCGAGCGCGACCAGCCCTCTGCCCCGGGACCGACGGCCACGTCCGCATGA
- a CDS encoding DinB family protein: MTEIEPAEIPPDGKDWTWVLNTPCGECGYDAGTVVPEQVASTLRTNVADWTAVLARPTGLRERPAPTVWSPLEYACHIRDVYRLFDQRLVLMLDHDDPLFANWDQDATAVAERYGEQDPATVSGELAEAGTALEDRFAGLTPEQWSRTGRRSDGAVFTVDSFARYLLHDVLHHLGDVRPQNG, from the coding sequence ATGACCGAGATCGAGCCGGCTGAGATCCCACCGGACGGCAAGGACTGGACCTGGGTCCTGAACACCCCGTGCGGGGAGTGCGGCTACGACGCGGGGACGGTGGTCCCGGAGCAGGTGGCGTCGACGCTGCGGACGAACGTGGCGGACTGGACGGCGGTGCTGGCGCGCCCGACCGGGCTGCGGGAGCGCCCCGCGCCGACGGTGTGGTCGCCGCTGGAGTACGCCTGCCACATCCGGGACGTCTACCGGCTCTTCGACCAGCGCCTGGTGCTCATGCTCGACCACGACGACCCGCTGTTCGCGAACTGGGACCAGGACGCGACCGCCGTCGCCGAGCGCTACGGCGAGCAGGACCCGGCGACGGTCTCGGGCGAGCTGGCGGAGGCGGGCACCGCGCTCGAGGACCGCTTCGCCGGCCTCACCCCGGAGCAGTGGAGCCGGACCGGGCGGCGCAGCGACGGCGCGGTCTTCACCGTGGACTCGTTCGCCCGGTATCTGCTGCACGACGTCCTCCACCATCTCGGGGACGTCAGACCGCAGAATGGTTGA
- a CDS encoding GNAT family N-acetyltransferase yields the protein MTSDEVAVIATASSDVRDLPAVVETLSTAFDEVPIFRWFFPDDERRAAILPAFFAAVCEAHLSWGEIHRSADGLAAAVWVPPGAEMPAEVSATLGDRLGGILGEEAGTKMADLRPLIRAHHPDGPHWFLNFLAVRPEAQGRGYGTALLRPMLDRCDAEGVPAYLDATSEANKRLYERERFVVVQEVTLRDSPPLWCMVREAQ from the coding sequence GTGACGTCCGACGAAGTGGCTGTTATAGCGACCGCATCCTCGGACGTCAGGGACCTGCCGGCGGTCGTCGAGACGCTGAGTACGGCGTTCGACGAGGTCCCGATCTTCCGCTGGTTCTTCCCGGACGACGAGCGCCGGGCAGCGATCCTGCCCGCGTTCTTCGCCGCGGTGTGCGAGGCCCATCTGTCCTGGGGTGAGATCCACCGGTCGGCAGACGGACTCGCCGCCGCGGTCTGGGTCCCGCCGGGTGCGGAGATGCCCGCGGAGGTGTCAGCGACCCTCGGCGACCGCCTCGGCGGGATCCTCGGGGAGGAGGCCGGGACGAAGATGGCCGACCTCCGCCCGCTGATCCGCGCCCACCACCCCGACGGGCCGCACTGGTTCCTCAACTTCCTCGCGGTCCGGCCGGAGGCCCAGGGTCGCGGGTACGGCACCGCCCTGCTGCGGCCGATGCTCGACCGCTGCGACGCCGAGGGCGTCCCCGCCTATCTCGACGCGACGTCCGAGGCCAACAAGCGCCTGTACGAGCGCGAGAGATTCGTGGTCGTCCAGGAGGTGACCCTGCGAGACTCGCCGCCGCTGTGGTGCATGGTCAGGGAGGCGCAATGA
- the leuA gene encoding 2-isopropylmalate synthase, which yields MFHPQQPSGMPVHRYPAYVPVGLTDRTWPDKVITSAPRWCAVDLRDGNQALIDPMSPQRKRRMFELLCSMGYKEIEVGFPAASQTDFDFVRQIIEEDLIPDDVTIQVLTQAREELITRTFESIKGSKQAIVHLYNSTSTLQRRVVFGLDRDGIKDIAVQGARICQKLTETVPGTDVYFQYSPESYTGTELDFAVEVCNAVNDVWKPTPDHKVVVNLPATVEMATPNIYADSIEWMHRNLAYRDAVVLSLHPHNDRGTAVAAAELGYMAGADRIEGCLFGNGERTGNVCLVTLGLNLFSQGVDPMIDFSDIDEIRRTVEYCNQLPVHERHPYGGDLVYTAFSGSHQDAINKGFAWLERDAAAAGIPVEQQTWAVPYLPIDPKDVGRTYEAVIRVNSQSGKGGVAYIMKTEYNLDLPRRLQIDFSAVIQRHTDTEGGEVTPEEMWGMFEGEYLKPSEIGAATGVQLDSHHTSSAAGEQDELSVNVIVDGQSKTLTGRGNGPIAAFCDALSSIGVDVRVLDYHEHAMSAGGDARAAAYLECAVGGQVKWGVGIDANIVTASLKAVCSAINR from the coding sequence ATGTTTCACCCCCAGCAGCCGAGCGGGATGCCCGTCCACCGCTACCCGGCGTACGTGCCCGTCGGCCTGACCGACCGCACGTGGCCGGACAAGGTCATCACCTCCGCGCCGCGCTGGTGCGCGGTCGACCTGCGGGACGGCAACCAGGCGCTGATCGACCCGATGAGCCCGCAGCGCAAGCGGCGCATGTTCGAGCTGCTCTGCTCGATGGGTTACAAGGAGATCGAGGTCGGCTTCCCGGCCGCGAGCCAGACCGACTTCGACTTCGTCCGGCAGATCATCGAGGAAGACCTGATCCCGGACGACGTCACGATCCAGGTCCTGACGCAGGCGCGCGAGGAACTGATCACCCGCACGTTCGAGTCCATCAAGGGCTCGAAGCAGGCGATCGTCCACCTCTACAACTCGACCTCGACGCTGCAGCGCCGCGTCGTGTTCGGCCTCGACCGTGACGGCATCAAGGACATCGCCGTCCAGGGCGCGCGCATCTGCCAGAAGCTGACCGAGACCGTCCCCGGCACCGACGTGTACTTCCAGTACTCGCCGGAGTCCTACACCGGCACCGAACTCGACTTCGCCGTCGAGGTCTGCAACGCCGTCAACGACGTCTGGAAGCCGACGCCGGACCACAAGGTCGTCGTGAACCTGCCCGCGACCGTCGAGATGGCGACGCCGAACATCTACGCCGACTCGATCGAGTGGATGCACCGCAACCTCGCCTACCGCGACGCGGTCGTGCTGTCGCTGCACCCGCACAACGACCGCGGCACCGCGGTCGCGGCCGCGGAGCTCGGCTACATGGCCGGCGCCGACCGCATCGAGGGTTGTCTGTTCGGCAACGGCGAGCGGACCGGCAACGTCTGCCTGGTGACGCTGGGTCTGAACCTGTTCAGCCAGGGCGTCGACCCGATGATCGACTTCTCCGACATCGACGAGATCCGCCGCACCGTCGAGTACTGCAACCAGCTGCCGGTGCACGAGCGTCACCCCTACGGCGGCGACCTGGTCTACACCGCGTTCTCCGGCTCGCACCAGGACGCGATCAACAAGGGCTTCGCGTGGCTCGAGCGGGACGCGGCCGCGGCGGGCATCCCCGTGGAGCAGCAGACCTGGGCCGTGCCGTACCTGCCGATCGACCCGAAGGACGTCGGCCGCACGTACGAGGCCGTGATCCGGGTGAACAGCCAGTCCGGCAAGGGCGGCGTCGCCTACATCATGAAGACCGAGTACAACCTCGACCTGCCGCGCCGGCTGCAGATCGACTTCTCCGCGGTGATTCAGCGGCACACCGACACCGAGGGTGGCGAGGTGACCCCCGAGGAGATGTGGGGCATGTTCGAGGGCGAGTACCTCAAGCCCTCGGAGATCGGTGCCGCCACCGGTGTCCAGCTGGACTCGCACCACACGTCCTCGGCGGCGGGGGAGCAGGACGAGCTCTCGGTGAACGTCATCGTCGACGGCCAGTCCAAGACGCTGACCGGTCGGGGCAACGGCCCGATCGCCGCGTTCTGCGACGCGCTGTCCTCGATCGGCGTCGACGTCCGCGTCCTCGACTACCACGAGCACGCGATGAGCGCCGGCGGCGACGCCCGCGCGGCCGCGTACCTCGAGTGCGCCGTCGGCGGTCAGGTGAAGTGGGGCGTCGGCATCGACGCGAACATCGTCACCGCGTCACTGAAGGCCGTCTGCTCGGCCATCAACCGCTGA
- a CDS encoding acyl-CoA dehydrogenase family protein codes for MLGSIYTDDHEMFRESVREFVRRQIEPNEEKFRENRLIDRDVWLAAGRQGLLGLGVPESYGGADAGDYRFNAVLGAELAAAGMAVASSFGIHFDVVAPYLVELGTEEQRERWLPKFATGEYITAIGMTEPGGGSDLAALKTGAVRDGDDWIVNGSKTFITNGIQADLVVVAAQTDPAKKARGITLFVLEEGMPGFTRGRKLDKVGQPEADTAELFFDDVRVPDTNRLGEVGQGFVAMMERLPQERIGSAVSNIAHAAAVLAETVQYAKDRKAFGQQIGAFQSNKFLLAELTTKVELTQCYVDQGVLAHSKGELTAVDAAKIKWWSAQVQNEVLDACVQLHGGYGYMREYRVARAWMDARVTKIWAGSNEIMKEIIGRDLGL; via the coding sequence ATGCTGGGCTCGATCTACACCGACGACCACGAGATGTTCCGGGAGTCCGTGCGGGAGTTCGTCCGCCGGCAGATCGAGCCGAACGAGGAGAAGTTCCGCGAGAACCGGCTGATCGACCGGGACGTCTGGCTCGCGGCGGGCCGCCAGGGCCTGCTCGGCCTGGGCGTGCCGGAGAGTTACGGCGGCGCGGACGCCGGCGACTACCGCTTCAACGCCGTCCTCGGGGCGGAGCTCGCGGCGGCGGGCATGGCCGTGGCGTCCTCCTTCGGGATCCACTTCGACGTCGTCGCGCCGTATCTGGTCGAGCTGGGGACCGAGGAGCAGCGCGAGCGCTGGCTGCCGAAGTTCGCCACCGGCGAGTACATCACCGCGATCGGGATGACCGAGCCCGGCGGCGGCTCCGACCTCGCGGCGCTGAAGACCGGCGCGGTCCGCGACGGGGACGACTGGATCGTCAACGGTTCCAAGACCTTCATCACCAACGGGATCCAGGCGGATCTCGTCGTGGTCGCCGCGCAGACCGACCCAGCGAAGAAGGCGCGCGGCATCACGCTGTTCGTCCTGGAGGAGGGCATGCCCGGGTTCACTCGGGGCCGCAAGCTCGACAAGGTCGGGCAGCCCGAGGCGGACACCGCCGAATTGTTCTTCGACGACGTCCGCGTCCCCGACACCAACCGGCTCGGGGAGGTCGGGCAGGGTTTCGTCGCGATGATGGAGCGCCTGCCGCAGGAGCGCATCGGGTCGGCCGTGTCGAACATCGCGCACGCCGCGGCGGTGCTGGCGGAGACCGTCCAGTACGCCAAGGACCGCAAGGCGTTCGGGCAGCAAATCGGCGCGTTCCAGTCCAACAAGTTCCTGCTCGCGGAGCTCACCACGAAGGTCGAGCTGACGCAGTGTTATGTCGATCAGGGCGTGCTCGCCCACAGCAAGGGCGAGCTGACCGCCGTGGACGCCGCCAAGATCAAGTGGTGGTCGGCGCAGGTGCAGAACGAGGTCCTCGACGCCTGCGTCCAGCTCCACGGCGGGTATGGCTACATGCGCGAGTACCGCGTCGCCCGGGCCTGGATGGACGCCCGGGTCACGAAGATCTGGGCCGGCTCGAACGAGATCATGAAGGAGATCATCGGCCGCGACCTCGGCCTCTGA
- a CDS encoding esterase/lipase family protein → MQRSLLAVLLSAAAVLTTAPGPAVAAAESRFAPVNRPGPALSVPTAELDASLACTGNVAKGRQTVLFVPGTTVNPREDYSWNWFRALDQLNRPYCAVTLPFNTTGDTQVASEYVVHAIRKISAITERKVQVMGHSQGGTEPRFALRFWPDLRSKVDDYIAFAATNHGSALIRGLCLPTCSPSLWQQIDNSNYIQAMNSHQETFEGISYTAIYTWFDQFVQPNLDDTGTTSLSGPGDITNVALQDVCPANTGEHIAIGTYDPVAYALAMDALNHPGPADPSRIPSSVCNEVLMPGVDPRTFATNLADAYNQIFAGLTTDPRVDQEPELKPYTLAGRS, encoded by the coding sequence ATGCAGCGAAGCCTTCTCGCGGTCCTCCTGTCGGCCGCGGCCGTCCTGACGACCGCACCCGGTCCGGCGGTCGCTGCGGCGGAGAGCCGGTTCGCCCCCGTGAACCGGCCGGGTCCGGCGCTCTCGGTCCCGACGGCCGAGCTCGACGCCTCGCTCGCCTGCACCGGGAACGTGGCGAAGGGCCGGCAGACCGTCCTGTTCGTCCCCGGGACGACGGTGAATCCGCGCGAGGACTACTCCTGGAACTGGTTCCGGGCCCTCGACCAGCTGAACCGGCCGTACTGCGCGGTGACGCTGCCGTTCAACACGACCGGCGACACCCAGGTCGCGTCGGAGTACGTCGTCCACGCGATCCGGAAAATCTCCGCGATCACCGAGCGCAAGGTGCAGGTGATGGGCCACAGCCAGGGCGGCACCGAACCGCGCTTCGCGCTGCGGTTCTGGCCGGACCTGCGCAGCAAGGTCGACGACTACATCGCCTTCGCGGCGACCAACCACGGCAGCGCGCTGATCCGCGGGCTCTGCCTGCCGACCTGCTCGCCGTCGCTGTGGCAGCAGATCGACAACTCGAACTACATCCAGGCGATGAACTCGCACCAGGAGACCTTCGAGGGGATCTCGTACACCGCGATCTACACCTGGTTCGACCAGTTCGTGCAGCCGAACCTCGACGACACCGGCACGACGTCGCTGAGCGGCCCCGGCGACATCACCAACGTCGCCCTCCAGGACGTCTGCCCGGCCAACACCGGCGAGCACATCGCGATCGGCACGTACGACCCGGTGGCCTACGCGCTGGCGATGGACGCGCTGAACCACCCCGGCCCGGCGGACCCGTCGCGGATCCCGTCCTCGGTCTGCAACGAGGTCCTCATGCCGGGCGTCGACCCGCGCACATTCGCGACCAACCTCGCCGACGCCTACAACCAGATCTTTGCGGGGCTGACGACCGATCCGCGGGTAGACCAGGAGCCGGAGCTGAAGCCATACACGCTGGCCGGGAGGTCTTGA
- a CDS encoding QsdR family transcriptional regulator, with product MTTSETLGERLAREGDAPRASIGTAFDLACHWFMAGKRVDISALAGEVGVSRVTMHRWVGTRDELLSEVMWHLTNRTLDRLLAEIDAEGISPRAPELLGRYIRAISTNTGVLRLQREEPETFVRLCTTNASPFQRRMIAKVTEVLATDRAAGHLGIDLDDDELAFAVVRLLEAYAHAPTLTGEPADPDRATRVMSALLR from the coding sequence GTGACGACGTCCGAGACGCTCGGCGAACGCCTGGCGCGCGAGGGCGACGCTCCGCGCGCGAGCATCGGCACCGCGTTCGACCTCGCCTGCCACTGGTTCATGGCGGGCAAACGCGTCGACATCTCCGCCCTCGCCGGCGAGGTGGGCGTCAGCCGCGTGACGATGCACCGCTGGGTCGGGACGCGGGACGAACTCCTGTCCGAGGTGATGTGGCACCTGACCAACCGCACGCTCGACCGCCTGCTCGCCGAGATCGACGCCGAGGGCATCAGCCCGCGGGCGCCCGAACTCCTCGGCCGCTACATCCGCGCGATCTCGACCAACACGGGCGTCCTGCGCCTGCAGCGCGAGGAACCCGAGACGTTCGTCCGCCTCTGCACCACGAACGCGAGCCCGTTCCAGCGCCGCATGATCGCCAAGGTGACCGAGGTCCTGGCCACCGACCGCGCGGCCGGGCACCTGGGCATCGACCTCGACGACGACGAGCTCGCGTTCGCCGTCGTCCGCCTGCTGGAGGCCTACGCGCACGCCCCCACCCTCACCGGCGAACCCGCCGACCCGGACCGCGCCACCCGCGTCATGAGCGCGCTGCTGCGCTGA
- a CDS encoding GNAT family N-acetyltransferase: MHIERLDPARVDDVVAVLAAAHAHDLPDDPPFAPGYEGRRILHPTPDEPTTHWVAVDGPSGRIVGLVQLTTPELDNTSTGIVDLTVHPEFRRRGVGRLLWDSVADLALASERKLLIFEARMDSVGEAFARSLGAELGLYDARRRLLVDKDVRARAVDLETSSRPHATGYAVHSFVGAAPERFAAGLAYLNGRMSTDAPMENLQWEPEVYDVERLRGREEAAQQQGLEVYTTVAVDEEGTVAAFTHIGLAPEIPEHGWQWNTIVDPDHRGHRLGTWVKVANLAHLLRRRPEVRTLLTWNAASNTHMIAVNEAMGFRLWDHWGEWQVRL, from the coding sequence ATGCACATCGAGCGGTTGGACCCGGCACGGGTTGACGACGTCGTCGCCGTGCTGGCGGCTGCCCACGCCCACGACCTCCCGGACGACCCGCCGTTCGCCCCGGGGTACGAGGGCCGGCGCATCCTGCACCCGACGCCGGACGAACCCACGACCCACTGGGTCGCGGTCGACGGCCCGAGTGGGCGCATCGTGGGGCTGGTCCAGTTGACTACTCCGGAACTGGACAACACCTCCACCGGGATCGTTGATCTGACGGTCCATCCGGAGTTCCGGCGTCGCGGCGTCGGCCGGTTGCTGTGGGACTCCGTGGCGGACCTGGCGCTGGCGTCCGAGCGCAAGCTGCTCATCTTCGAGGCCCGCATGGACTCCGTCGGCGAGGCGTTCGCGCGGTCCCTCGGCGCCGAGCTCGGCCTGTACGACGCCCGGCGTCGTCTCCTCGTCGACAAGGACGTCCGGGCCCGGGCCGTCGACCTCGAGACGTCGTCCCGCCCCCACGCCACGGGCTACGCGGTGCACTCCTTCGTCGGTGCGGCCCCGGAGCGGTTCGCCGCCGGTCTCGCCTACCTCAACGGACGGATGTCCACCGACGCCCCGATGGAGAACCTGCAGTGGGAGCCGGAGGTCTACGACGTCGAGCGACTGCGGGGTCGCGAGGAGGCGGCGCAGCAGCAGGGGCTGGAGGTCTACACGACCGTCGCGGTCGACGAGGAGGGGACGGTCGCGGCCTTCACACACATCGGCCTGGCGCCGGAGATCCCGGAGCACGGATGGCAGTGGAACACGATCGTCGACCCCGACCACCGTGGCCACCGGCTCGGGACCTGGGTCAAGGTCGCGAACCTCGCGCACTTGCTGCGCCGCCGACCCGAGGTGCGAACCCTGCTGACCTGGAACGCCGCGTCGAACACCCACATGATCGCCGTCAACGAGGCGATGGGCTTCCGGCTCTGGGACCACTGGGGCGAGTGGCAGGTCCGGCTCTGA